In Zingiber officinale cultivar Zhangliang chromosome 11B, Zo_v1.1, whole genome shotgun sequence, a single window of DNA contains:
- the LOC122033539 gene encoding uncharacterized protein LOC122033539 isoform X1, with amino-acid sequence MARLSPLSEEPIIEEEDSRSAARRIQHSFQNWLKTYLPLPSNKKSDLKILLSVLGCPLSPLSVSPKHHLPRHAVASSAQYIIQQFRATTGCAKPGGSRTAKSMYASGRVWMEMVREHGLSPHGAASKGRHHKGCFVVWQMVPDMWLVELAVSGHQISAGSDGKVAWRRTPWLGAHAARGGVRPLRRALQGLDPETIAAVFSPAEHVGEKHIGDEECFVLELAVDSSILSSWSDSTADIIKHRMVGSFSQRSGLLVRLEDSQLTRIQSPGAEAIYWETTTSSWIDDYRRVDDLVVAHSGRSTVNLLRFGVGVKDQRVLTRMEERWAIDDVVFNVPGLSADCFIPPEEVQRSCLYNIETKIEGIYQLPWL; translated from the exons ATGGCACGCCTCTCTCCGCTCTCGGAGGAGCCCATTATCGAGGAGGAGGATTCCCGGAGTGCTGCTCGGAGGATCCAGCACTCCTTCCAGAACTGGCTCAAGACCTACCTTCCCTTGCCATCCAACAAGAAGAGCGACCTCAAGATCCTCCTTAGCGTCCTCGGATGCCCTCTCTCCCCCCTCTCTGTTTCCCCCAAGCACCACCTCCCGCGCCAT GCGGTCGCGTCGTCGGCGCAGTACATAATCCAGCAGTTCCGGGCGACGACGGGGTGCGCGAAGCCGGGTGGCAGCAGGACGGCGAAGAGCATGTACGCGTCCGGGCGCGTGTGGATGGAAATGGTCCGCGAGCACGGCCTCAGCCCGCACGGCGCCGCCTCCAAGGGCCGCCACCACAAGGGCTGCTTCGTGGTCTGGCAGATGGTCCCCGACATGTGGCTCGTCGAGCTCGCCGTCTCCGGACACCAGATCTCCGCCGGAAGCGACGGCAAGGTCGCCTGGCGCCGCACGCCTTGGCTCGGTGCCCACGCCGCCCGCGGCGGCGTTCGCCCCCTCCGGCGAGCACTACAG GGCTTAGACCCGGAAACTATCGCGGCCGTGTTCTCGCCTGCGGAGCACGTCGGCGAGAAGCACATCGGCGACGAAGAGTGCTTCGTGCTGGAGCTGGCGGTGGACAGCTCGATCCTGTCGAGCTGGAGCGACAGCACGGCGGACATCATCAAGCATCGGATGGTGGGGTCCTTCAGCCAGCGAAGCGGCCTGCTGGTGAGGCTGGAGGATTCGCAGCTGACGCGGATCCAGTCGCCAGGCGCCGAGGCCATCTACTGGGAGACCACCACCTCGTCGTGGATCGACGATTACCGCCGCGTCGACGACCTCGTCGTCGCCCACTCCGGCCGGTCCACCGTCAACCTCCTCCGGTTCGGGGTCGGGGTCAAGGACCAGCGCGTGCTGACGCGGATGGAGGAGCGGTGGGCCATCGACGACGTGGTCTTCAACGTGCCGGGCCTCTCCGCCGACTGCTTCATCCCGCCGGAGGAGGTGCAGAGAAGCTGCCTCTACAAc ATTGAGACCAAGATTGAGGGGATCTACCAATTGCCATGGCTGTAA
- the LOC122033539 gene encoding uncharacterized protein LOC122033539 isoform X2, whose protein sequence is MARLSPLSEEPIIEEEDSRSAARRIQHSFQNWLKTYLPLPSNKKSDLKILLSVLGCPLSPLSVSPKHHLPRHAVASSAQYIIQQFRATTGCAKPGGSRTAKSMYASGRVWMEMVREHGLSPHGAASKGRHHKGCFVVWQMVPDMWLVELAVSGHQISAGSDGKVAWRRTPWLGAHAARGGVRPLRRALQGLDPETIAAVFSPAEHVGEKHIGDEECFVLELAVDSSILSSWSDSTADIIKHRMVGSFSQRSGLLVRLEDSQLTRIQSPGAEAIYWETTTSSWIDDYRRVDDLVVAHSGRSTVNLLRFGVGVKDQRVLTRMEERWAIDDVVFNVPGLSADCFIPPEEIETKIEGIYQLPWL, encoded by the exons ATGGCACGCCTCTCTCCGCTCTCGGAGGAGCCCATTATCGAGGAGGAGGATTCCCGGAGTGCTGCTCGGAGGATCCAGCACTCCTTCCAGAACTGGCTCAAGACCTACCTTCCCTTGCCATCCAACAAGAAGAGCGACCTCAAGATCCTCCTTAGCGTCCTCGGATGCCCTCTCTCCCCCCTCTCTGTTTCCCCCAAGCACCACCTCCCGCGCCAT GCGGTCGCGTCGTCGGCGCAGTACATAATCCAGCAGTTCCGGGCGACGACGGGGTGCGCGAAGCCGGGTGGCAGCAGGACGGCGAAGAGCATGTACGCGTCCGGGCGCGTGTGGATGGAAATGGTCCGCGAGCACGGCCTCAGCCCGCACGGCGCCGCCTCCAAGGGCCGCCACCACAAGGGCTGCTTCGTGGTCTGGCAGATGGTCCCCGACATGTGGCTCGTCGAGCTCGCCGTCTCCGGACACCAGATCTCCGCCGGAAGCGACGGCAAGGTCGCCTGGCGCCGCACGCCTTGGCTCGGTGCCCACGCCGCCCGCGGCGGCGTTCGCCCCCTCCGGCGAGCACTACAG GGCTTAGACCCGGAAACTATCGCGGCCGTGTTCTCGCCTGCGGAGCACGTCGGCGAGAAGCACATCGGCGACGAAGAGTGCTTCGTGCTGGAGCTGGCGGTGGACAGCTCGATCCTGTCGAGCTGGAGCGACAGCACGGCGGACATCATCAAGCATCGGATGGTGGGGTCCTTCAGCCAGCGAAGCGGCCTGCTGGTGAGGCTGGAGGATTCGCAGCTGACGCGGATCCAGTCGCCAGGCGCCGAGGCCATCTACTGGGAGACCACCACCTCGTCGTGGATCGACGATTACCGCCGCGTCGACGACCTCGTCGTCGCCCACTCCGGCCGGTCCACCGTCAACCTCCTCCGGTTCGGGGTCGGGGTCAAGGACCAGCGCGTGCTGACGCGGATGGAGGAGCGGTGGGCCATCGACGACGTGGTCTTCAACGTGCCGGGCCTCTCCGCCGACTGCTTCATCCCGCCGGAGGAG ATTGAGACCAAGATTGAGGGGATCTACCAATTGCCATGGCTGTAA
- the LOC122035106 gene encoding histone-lysine N-methyltransferase ATXR4-like, whose product MFASGAALFRRRASSAMRRCSFSDAPSWPARFSSSATASERTGPPPIRVSLTESAGRGVFATREIAAGELIHSANPLLVHPSLSLLDKVCYYCLGRLHEAPSPLGSSSVEENESSKTAASYFCSESCREQSKVFFEIERRLDWSSFHQYCSLKRLKYPLMVKRLACMVISGAASIDSLDILQPASLHPEILAEMDEEFQLLEDTFQSGQFKNDMTFLTKEWYINALARIRINAFRIELVARSYEEMLSSAVAFIAVDAAVGNAVYMLPSFYNHDCDPNTHIIWIDNANAKLKALRHIEEGEELRICYIDTSMAFEARQKILGEGFGFQCRCLRCLSHE is encoded by the exons ATGTTCGCAAGCGGTGCCGCTCTCTTCCGCCGCCGGGCGTCGTCGGCGATGCGACGCTGCTCTTTTTCCGACGCTCCATCATGGCCTGCCCGCTTTTCTTCCTCTGCAACGGCGTCCGAGAGGACAGGCCCGCCGCCGATCCGTGTGTCTCTAACCGAGTCGGCCGGGCGAGGCGTGTTTGCGACCCGGGAAATTGCCGCCGGTGAACTTATACACTCCGCCAACCCTCTCCTCGTTCACCCTTCACTGTCTCTCCTTGACAAA GTCTGTTATTACTGTCTGGGGAGGTTGCATGAGGCGCCTTCTCCTCTCGGATCCTCTTCTGTGGAAGAGAATGAGAGCTCAAAGACCGCTGCTTCCTATTTCTGCAGCGAAAGTTGCAGAGAACAGTCCAAG GTGTTCTTTGAGATAGAGCGAAGACTGGATTGGTCGTCATTTCATCAATACTGCAG CTTGAAGAGATTGAAATATCCCTTGATGGTAAAGCGGCTGGCTTGTATGGTTATATCAGGAGCAGCATCTATAGATAGTCTTGACATACTTCAACCTGCTAGCTTACACCCTGAGATATTAGCAGAG ATGGATGAAGAGTTTCAATTGTTGGAGGACACCTTTCAGTCAGGGCAGTTTAAAAATGACATGACAT TTCTAACCAAGGAATGGTATATCAATGCGCTGGCAAGAATTCGCATAAATGCTTTCCGCATCGAGTTGGTTGCAAGATCTTATGAAGAAATGCTTAGCTCAGCGGTTGCTTTCATAGCAGTTGATGCTGCTGTTGGGAATGCTGTTTACATGCTTCCATCATTCTACAATCATGACTGTG ACCCAAATACACACATAATCTGGATAGACAATGCAAACGCAAAGTTGAAGGCCCTTCGCCACATTGAAGAAG GTGAGGAGCTCCGCATTTGCTACATTGACACCAGCATGGCTTTTGAAGCCCGGCAAAAAATTTTGGGTGAAGGGTTTGGTTTTCAGTGTCGTTGCCTTCGATGCTTATCTCATGAGTAA
- the LOC122034521 gene encoding F-box/kelch-repeat protein At1g55270-like: protein MERAVPESLAGHRVVRVQAPLVDSVSCYCRVDAGLKTVVGARKFVPGAKLCLQPEIIPSGTRLRNTRRERSRNQAPLLPGLPDDLAISCLIRVPRVEHQNLRLVSKRWNKLLSGNYFYSLRKKLGVAEEWVYVIKRDRDGKISWHAFDPNYQLWRPLPPVPADYSEALGFGCAVLSGCYLYLFGGKDPSKGSMRRVVFYNARTNKWHRAPDMLRKRHFFGSCVINNCLYVAGGECEGNQRTLRSAEVYDPNRNRWASIAEMNTGMVPFIGVVYEGKWFLKGFDSHRQVVSEVYTPTANAWSTVSGAIVTGWRNPSISLNGRLYASDCRDGCKLRVYEPETDSWDKFMDSKNHLGNSRAFEAVSFVSLNGKLGIIRNNMSISLVDVTDPANIIETNSARVWETIAGKSQIKNFVASLWSSIAGRNGVKSHIVHCQVLQA from the exons ATGGAGAGAGCTGTTCCGGAAAGCTTGGCCGGTCACCGAGTCGTTCGCGTGCAAGCTCCGCTG GTTGATTCTGTATCATGCTATTGTAGAGTAGATGCTGGTTTGAAAACAGTTGTAGGAGCTAGAAAATTTGTTCCTGGTGCTAAGCTCTGTCTACAACCTGAAATTATACCCAGTGGGACAAGATTGAGGAACACACGGAGGGAGAGGAGTAGAAACCAAGCACCTCTATTACCTGGTCTCCCAGATGATCTTGCTATTTCTTGCTTGATTCGGGTTCCTCGAGTTGAACATCAAAACCTCCGATTAGTTAGCAAAAGATGGAATAAACTTTTGTCTGGAAATTACTTCTACTCTCTTAGGAAAAAGCTAGGGGTGGCAGAGGAATGGGTGTATGTCATCAAGAGAGACCGCGATGGAAAGATATCCTGGCATGCATTTGATCCTAATTATCAACTCTGGAGGCCACTTCCACCTGTTCCAGCTGATTATTCTGAAGCTCTTGGTTTTGGTTGTGCTGTTCTTAGTGGCTGCTACCTCTACCTATTCGGCGGTAAAGATCCATCAAAGGGATCAATGAGGCGTGTAGTCTTCTACAATGCAAGGACAAACAAATGGCACAGAGCTCCAGACATGCTTCGGAAACGCCATTTCTTTGGTTCTTGTGTCATCAATAACTGCCTATATGTTGCTGGTGGGGAATGTGAAGGGAACCAAAGAACTCTTCGGTCAGCTGAGGTTTATGATCCTAACAGGAACAGATGGGCATCCATTGCTGAAATGAACACTGGAATGGTCCCTTTTATTGGCGTTGTTTATGAGGGCAAatggtttttaaaaggttttgaTTCACACCGTCAGGTTGTGAGTGAAGTCTATACTCCTACTGCCAACGCATGGTCCACTGTTAGCGGTGCAATAGTTACAGGTTGGCGAAATCCCagtatttcattgaatggaaggcTTTATGCATCAGATTGCAGGGATGGATGTAAGCTTAGAGTCTATGAACCAGAAACAGACTCATGGGATAAGTTCATGGACAGCAAAAATCATCTAGGAAATTCTAGGGCCTTTGAGGCTGTATCATTTGTTTCTCTTAATGGGAAGCTGGGTATTAttaggaacaacatgagcataagtCTAGTTGATGTGACAGATCCAGCAAATATCATAGAGACAAACAGTGCTCGTGTGTGGGAAACTATTGCTGGCAAAAGCCAAATTAAGAATTTTGTGGCAAGCCTATGGTCCTCTATCGCAGGACGCAATGGAGTGAAGAGCCATATCGTTCACTGTCAGGTGCTTCAAGCATAA